One window from the genome of Pieris rapae chromosome 8, ilPieRapa1.1, whole genome shotgun sequence encodes:
- the LOC110995677 gene encoding protein-tyrosine sulfotransferase codes for MWRGARGRTLAALALVAAGTLLLRACRSGPEDARRVVGAPVEGRELPLIFIGGVPRSGTTLMRAMLDAHPDVRCGQETRVVPRILQMRQHWVKSQRESVRLEQAGVSKAVLDNAIAAFCLEVIVGHGDPAPRLCNKDPLVLKMGTYVLELFPNAKFVFMVRDGRATVHSIITRKVTITGFDLTSYRQCLTKWNHAVELMYQQCKSLGPARCLLVRYEALVLAPETTLRAVLTFLELPWSEAVLHHERYINRPGGVALSNVERSSDQVVRPVNLDALDKWVGALPPDVRADMADLAPMLSVLGYDPWANPPRYASLPGLPDDKRTQPP; via the exons ATGTGGCGCGGGGCGCGCGGGCGGACGTTGGCGGCGCTGGCGTTGGTGGCGGCGGGCACGCTACTGCTGCGGGCGTGCCGCAGCGGACCTGAGGATGCGAGACGTGTGGTCGGAGCGCCGGTGGAGGGTCGAGAGCTGCCACTTATTTTTATCGGTGGGGTACCGCGCTCCGGCACGACGCTGATGCGGGCGATGCTGGACGCGCATCCAGACGTGCGCTGCGGGCAAGAGACTCGCGTGGTGCCCCGCATCCTACAAATGCGCCAGCATTGGGTTAAATCACAGCGAGAGAGCGTGCGTTTAGAACAGGCCGGCGTGTCCAAGGCAGTGCTGGACAACGCTATCGCTGCCTTTTGCCTCGAGGTTATCGTGGGCCACGGCGATCCAGCGCCTCGCCTTTGCAACAAAGATCCACTGGTCTTGAAAATGGGCACTTATGTGTTAGAATTGTTTCCCAATGCTAAGTTTGTATTCATGGTCCGAGATGGTCGAGCCACAGTACACTCCATTATAACTAGAAAG GTGACGATAACGGGCTTCGACCTGACGAGCTACCGCCAATGTCTGACAAAGTGGAACCACGCGGTGGAGCTCATGTACCAACAGTGCAAGTCTTTGGGCCCAGCCCGTTGTTTGCTCGTGCGCTACGAAGCGCTAGTACTGGCACCGGAGACCACGCTGCGCGCCGTGCTTACCTTCCTAGAGCTGCCATGGAGCGAAGCTGTGCTCCACCACGAGCGCTACATCAATCGGCCGGGCGGAGTAGCGTTGTCCAACGTGGAGCGTTCCTCGGACCAAGTGGTTCGGCCTGTCAACCTGGACGCGCTCGACAAGTGGGTGGGCGCGCTGCCGCCCGACGTGCGCGCCGACATGGCTGACCTGGCGCCCATGCTCTCTGTGCTCGGATACGACCCCTGGGCCAACCCGCCGCGCTACGCCTCGCTGCCCGGCCTACCCGACGACAAACGCACGCAGCCCCCGTGA
- the LOC110995675 gene encoding uncharacterized protein LOC110995675 isoform X1: MHPNCMNRGVEAKANNGLDEDSEVPSRSLPPTDLSSASYVQVVVQKQRRGPCRSPSRLDGAPSAVQQMTQATEGETGARLAAAAAHCPGLRALLQLQPGARAVGHDPPSRRGPIRAKNTDSGVWKKLGDVAAGKETSCGVDGPARVALFRLERGAVLSAVRSWDPAGRGSRVERLARQLAAPAVDLLDELLALLRILFTLPVHVVLRVGRCTLSTSVWAASGALQAVADEVLTPTLALSFNTLARPPLVLATHFALALRDAMRPLWLAFADALEPLSRVLTGFRLVHVERACHRPQLHHV, encoded by the exons ATGCACCCAAATTGTATGAATAGAGGAGTGGAGGCAAAAGCAAACAACGGTCTCG aTGAGGACAGCGAGGTGCCGAGTCGTTCGCTCCCCCCGACTGACCTCTCCTCCGCTTCATACGTGCAG GTCGTCGTGCAAAAGCAAAGACGTGGTCCCTGTCGTTCGCCATCGAGATTGGACGGCGCGCCGTCAGCA GTGCAGCAGATGACACAAGCGACGGAGGGAGAGACGGGCGCGCGGctggcggcggcggcggcgcaCTGCCCCGGCCTCAGAGCGCTATTGCAACTGCAACCCGGAGCAAGAGCCGTCGGGCACGACCCTCCGTCTCGCCGTGGCCCTATTCGCGCG AAAAACACCGATAGCGGCGTATGGAAGAAGCTGGGAGACGTCGCCGCTGGCAAGGAGACTTCGTGCGGGGTGGACG GGCCGGCACGCGTGGCGCTGTTTCGACTGGAAAGGGGCGCGGTATTGAGCGCGGTTCGCAGCTGGGATCCGGCGGGTCGGGGCTCTCGCGTCGAGCGACTAGCGCGTCAGCTAGCCGCACCCGCCGTCGACCTGCTGGACGAGCTGCTCGCGCTGTTGCGGATCCTTTTCACCCTGCCCGTGCACGTCGTCCTCAGGGTCGGAAG ATGCACCCTATCTACATCCGTGTGGGCGGCGAGCGGCGCGCTGCAGGCGGTGGCAGACGAGGTGCTGACTCCGACACTAGCGCTGAGCTTCAACACCCTGGCCAGGCCTCCGTTGGTGCTAGCGACACACTTCGCGCTAGCCCTGCGTGACGCTATGCGCCCACTGTGGCTAGCGTTCGCCGACGCCCTGGAACCGCTCTCTCGGGTGCTGACCGGCTTTCGCCTCGTCCACGTCGAGAGGGCTTGCCACCGTCCTCAGCTGCACCACGTCTGA
- the LOC110995675 gene encoding uncharacterized protein LOC110995675 isoform X2 has protein sequence MHPNCMNRGVEAKANNGLDEDSEVPSRSLPPTDLSSASYVQVVVQKQRRGPCRSPSRLDGAPSAVQQMTQATEGETGARLAAAAAHCPGLRALLQLQPGARAVGHDPPSRRGPIRAKNTDSGVWKKLGDVAAGKETSCGVDGESGATTELGLGGELRHAVCRAGTRGAVSTGKGRGIERGSQLGSGGSGLSRRATSASASRTRRRPAGRAARAVADPFHPARARRPQGRKMHPIYIRVGGERRAAGGGRRGADSDTSAELQHPGQASVGASDTLRASPA, from the exons ATGCACCCAAATTGTATGAATAGAGGAGTGGAGGCAAAAGCAAACAACGGTCTCG aTGAGGACAGCGAGGTGCCGAGTCGTTCGCTCCCCCCGACTGACCTCTCCTCCGCTTCATACGTGCAG GTCGTCGTGCAAAAGCAAAGACGTGGTCCCTGTCGTTCGCCATCGAGATTGGACGGCGCGCCGTCAGCA GTGCAGCAGATGACACAAGCGACGGAGGGAGAGACGGGCGCGCGGctggcggcggcggcggcgcaCTGCCCCGGCCTCAGAGCGCTATTGCAACTGCAACCCGGAGCAAGAGCCGTCGGGCACGACCCTCCGTCTCGCCGTGGCCCTATTCGCGCG AAAAACACCGATAGCGGCGTATGGAAGAAGCTGGGAGACGTCGCCGCTGGCAAGGAGACTTCGTGCGGGGTGGACGGTGAGTCGGGTGCGACCACCGAATTGGGGTTAGGCGGTGAACTGAGGCATGCGGTGTGCAGGGCCGGCACGCGTGGCGCTGTTTCGACTGGAAAGGGGCGCGGTATTGAGCGCGGTTCGCAGCTGGGATCCGGCGGGTCGGGGCTCTCGCGTCGAGCGACTAGCGCGTCAGCTAGCCGCACCCGCCGTCGACCTGCTGGACGAGCTGCTCGCGCTGTTGCGGATCCTTTTCACCCTGCCCGTGCACGTCGTCCTCAGGGTCGGAAG ATGCACCCTATCTACATCCGTGTGGGCGGCGAGCGGCGCGCTGCAGGCGGTGGCAGACGAGGTGCTGACTCCGACACTAGCGCTGAGCTTCAACACCCTGGCCAGGCCTCCGTTGGTGCTAGCGACACACTTCGCGCTAGCCCTGCGTGA
- the LOC110995674 gene encoding probable G-protein coupled receptor Mth-like 1, translating into MLVRVFVTLMLWWAASESVRPAPLAVPRCCPPGYALPSDLLRGSRVAAAGLLAACESRENPPPWAPLVYAPARGAFLERGRLPQHWRLSEAIVPECPELRVVLEHAAPYALLANNASLLLRGATGAIPPQRYCAESGAALVCADEVEDGGVAKCCAEGRALDGARCIEDDTLASAALDEIRRAWNGSVSVGGWPSCEGGEYAVAGALGAAKLTSDGALELPGGKLESGAWCAESVRGENSARVLACESAARALRPVRAARHALYGAGLAVGAAFLAATLAAGFALPAAHHALHWRCQTHYVAALMLGDALLAATQLVGDAVPTPLCRALAVAMHFLFLSAFFWLNTMCFNIWWTFRDFRPTSLERGQETVRLRVYMVYAWGGPLLLAGAALLLDRLPPSAAPHLLRPRFAVQRCWFYGDMEILVYFFGPVGVLLLVNLALFVSTTRQLTCGLWRRDEVKSTSERAALGRVCAKLVVVMGVTWGADVVSWAAGGPEYVWYATDLLNALQGVFIFLVVGCQPHAWAALKRAAAACCARPSQHAATSSSHLPSCGESLTHTTAAPPPAQPPAQRLPMETVC; encoded by the exons ATGTTGGTACGGGTGTTTGTTACGCTCATGCTGTGGTGGGCCGCTTCAGAGAGTGTTCGGCCCGCACCGCTTGCTGTACCTCGCTGCTGTCCGCCAGGTTACGCGCTACCGTCAGATCTGTTGCGGGGGTCTCGTGTGGCGGCGGCGGGCCTCCTCGCAGCCTGCGAATCCAGGGAAAACCCGCCACCTTGGGCACCGCTCGTGTATGCGCCCGCGCGCGGTGCCTTTCTTGAGCGCGGTCGTCTGCCTCAACACTGGCGACTCTCAGAAGCAATAGTGCCCGAATGTCCCGAACTACGTGTGGTTCTAGAACATGCGGCACCTTACGCATTGCTCGCTAATAATGCGTCTCTGCTGCTTCGTGGGGCTACCGGGGCAATTCCACCCCAACGTTACTGCGCCGAGTCTGGAGCCGCTCTCGTATGCGCCGATGAGGTGGAAGACGGTGGCGTAGCGAAGTGCTGTGCTGAAGGTCGCGCTTTAGATGGAGCTCGCTGCATTGAAGATGATACGCTTGCTTCGGCAGCGCTTGACGAGATACGCAGAGCGTGGAACGGCAGCGTTTCTGTCGGGGGATGGCCTTCGTGCGAAGGTGGCGAGTACGCAGTGGCGGGTGCTCTCGGTGCAGCTAAACTGACTTCAGACGGCGCGCTCGAGTTGCCCGGCGGTAAGCTGGAAAGCGGTGCATGGTGCGCAGAAAGCGTACGTGGAGAGAATAGTGCGCGCGTGCTGGCGTGTGAAAGCGCTGCCCGCGCTCTACGCCCCGTGCGGGCAGCTCGGCACGCGCTGTACGGTGCGGGGTTGGCAGTGGGCGCAGCGTTCCTCGCGGCCACGCTCGCGGCAGGATTTGCATTGCCCGCAGCACACCACGCTCTACACTGGCGCTGCCAGACTCACTACGTGGCCGCGCTTATGTTGGGCGACGCGCTACTGGCAGCCACGCAGCTCGTAGGGGACGCAGTACCGACGCCGCTGTGTCGTGCTCTCGCTGTCGCTATGCATTTCCTTTTCCTCTCTGCCTTCTTTTGGCTGAACACCATGTGCTTTAACATTTGGTGGACATTCCG AGACTTCCGGCCGACGTCGTTAGAGCGCGGGCAGGAGACTGTGCGGCTACGCGTGTACATGGTGTACGCGTGGGGCGGGCCGCTGCTGCTGGCGGGCGCAGCGCTCCTTCTGGACCGTTTGCCGCCCTCTGCCGCCCCGCATCTCCTGCGCCCTCGCTTTGCCGTGCAGCGCTGCTGGTTCTACGGTGATATGGAGATTTTGGTGTACTTCTTCGGGCCCGTGGGCGTGCTGCTCCTCGTCAATCTCGCACTCTTCGTGTCTACCACCCGTCAACTCACTTGCGGCCTGTGGCGGCGTGACGAAGTCAAGTCGACCTCGGAGCGGGCGGCGCTGGGCCGCGTGTGCGCTAAGTTGGTGGTGGTGATGGGTGTGACTTGGGGCGCCGACGTGGTGTCGTGGGCGGCCGGCGGGCCCGAATACGTGTGGTACGCCACCGACCTGCTCAACGCCCTGCAAGGCGTGTTCATCTTCTTGGTAGTGGGCTGCCAGCCGCACGCATGGGCCGCTTTGAAGCGCGCTGCCGCCGCCTGCTGCGCGCGGCCCTCGCAGCACGCCGCCACTTCGTCGTCGCACCTGCCATCGTGCGGCGAATCACTCACGCACACGACGGCCGCCCCTCCGCCCGCGCAGCCGCCCGCCCAGCGCCTGCCCATGGAGACGGTCTGTTAA